Proteins found in one Litorihabitans aurantiacus genomic segment:
- a CDS encoding ABC transporter permease translates to MTTTEPEAATRAGAPAAPGSAPAVAVDAGARRPRVLRRGGRGGGNGDGAPVARLTWRRALRRDWQLYTFLIVPLVFLLVFRYLPMAGNIIAFRRFRPGSSIFGDEWVGLYYFEAFITNQQFWSVFWNTVILGGLTLAICFPLPIVLALMLNELRSRRYKRLVQTISYLPHFMSIVIVAGLVMQLTAVNGTVNQIVEAFGGDAVSFMQRPDWFRSIYVSSEVWQTVGWGTILYLAALTTIDQQLYEAARIDGANRWKQTWHITLPGIRPTMMVLLILNIGSFMAVGFEKVLLLQNPLIYSTADVISTYLYRVGIQSAQFSYGTAIGLFEALIGLVLVLTANGISRRVTGASLW, encoded by the coding sequence GCGCCGACCGCGCGTGCTGCGCCGCGGCGGCCGTGGCGGCGGGAACGGCGACGGTGCGCCGGTCGCACGCCTGACGTGGCGCCGGGCGCTGCGCCGCGACTGGCAGCTCTACACGTTCCTGATCGTGCCCCTGGTCTTCCTGCTCGTGTTCCGCTACCTGCCGATGGCGGGGAACATCATCGCGTTCCGCCGGTTCCGCCCGGGGAGCTCGATCTTCGGCGACGAGTGGGTGGGGCTGTACTACTTCGAGGCGTTCATCACCAACCAGCAGTTCTGGTCGGTGTTCTGGAACACCGTGATCCTCGGCGGGCTCACGCTCGCGATCTGCTTCCCGCTCCCGATCGTGCTCGCGCTCATGTTGAACGAGCTGCGCTCGCGCCGGTACAAGCGGCTCGTGCAGACGATCTCCTACCTGCCGCACTTCATGTCGATCGTCATCGTGGCCGGCCTCGTGATGCAGCTGACCGCGGTCAACGGCACCGTGAACCAGATCGTCGAGGCCTTCGGTGGCGACGCGGTCAGCTTCATGCAGCGGCCGGACTGGTTCCGCTCCATCTACGTCTCCTCCGAGGTGTGGCAGACGGTCGGCTGGGGGACGATCCTCTACCTGGCGGCGCTGACGACCATCGACCAGCAGCTCTACGAGGCGGCGCGCATCGACGGCGCCAACCGGTGGAAGCAGACCTGGCACATCACGCTGCCGGGCATCCGCCCCACGATGATGGTCCTCCTCATCCTGAACATCGGCTCCTTCATGGCGGTCGGTTTCGAGAAGGTCCTGCTGCTGCAGAACCCGCTCATCTACTCAACGGCCGACGTCATCTCCACCTATCTCTACCGCGTGGGCATCCAGTCGGCCCAGTTCTCCTACGGCACCGCGATCGGCCTGTTCGAGGCCCTGATCGGACTGGTGCTCGTCCTCACCGCGAACGGGATCTCGCGCCGCGTGACAGGAGCTTCGCTGTGGTGA